The following are encoded in a window of Osmia bicornis bicornis chromosome 15, iOsmBic2.1, whole genome shotgun sequence genomic DNA:
- the LOC114872985 gene encoding kinectin-like isoform X10 produces MVHFKMYICLSRNQNKYSFKGGSKGSKKKSKVEKIKPILVNKDEPLVIVTELSSSQPLSIEANHFDLIQPKDDLELVRSHSKENLHQIGQSEPVANKSPKETPTKSKKSVKEKDAKKKDENVKEEKKEATASINGQSVNKDSIKETKDVKEQKETPVKEVKEVVKETIVLSAQLPAKESKKSKKKNDILAQIGGDRDAVNVSLLMPLVQKAELSRSEIQILIDQLLNKQMDNPSEHSEWTEGRADPVIKLKKQLAEKEKALADEHEANIAFQNKLKELRAELNSERSRLSANVRQLEEALNAKVTETQTLHTRMQHILESHAAEKQGFTRQIEQLQTKVNENAAIIHKMQEDQGQTQGHLQQELITQRKNMEIQFAQMRENENALKAQLAQKHVDVQNLQSELQETCENTTGEIDLLQQQLGLMQNQLMHSEGQLQHFKDSDDRLQDMARQLEESHRAHADLDHRLKNAHRHEQELQKQVNSLQSELNAVKSEANNVAALKAELSKAQSDLMKLKSELSVSMNEAKSEAAEITALKMTLVNKEDELKKSEEKLNNIRVEFNQTTENTAKLEAQLHATQKKLDTLKVEFEKAIENLKKAQEKANTYKSDVQKLQEELKQKEIELEKSRAELRIANEATNEIKMLKAEINRLQCNDKKLSETQLQITRLQEENDKLSIQLSTFTDLQKQLKQLQEENESLASQLAATTERPAAEGRENGIDDNVQKNVQLVEQTNLLAQKESQLDALKKELTHKETELSQLTAQVDALRSDVNNQRRLAVRLNDDLEAQKSKNNELRMKNWKVMEALSAAESRVKSNNGKNVDEVTKKVKSQQEEFTKALLQRIFPEIKVSEKSYDQWLKVFEERVNTVLIDLKKKNVVDTPSELEKQNKNLQDLVSHYKQIIDDTEGMLNKLQSHVESEETRWESQLRQKENEVASLRLELNELMNKLNINEKLQAKIVELETRLKEAESFKEQTNTQLLALRSAPPLFPNEINTPDLAALEKLQEEKARLSEELQIECNKRAAVDAELDKLRSVVTQLHQKMSQIKSEVRGNCSNPEQSVLNGPPTSECSNSEFQEIDNSPFTTKHSFKSCHMTDHNTQPSWNPLMSQQHKKHKKKKKSTKKPMAKGRRFAGWFRKKITSKSKLR; encoded by the exons ATGGTacattttaaaat GTATATATGTTTATCaagaaatcaaaataaatacaGTTTTAAG GGGGGTAGCAAAGGAAGTAAGAAGAAAAGCAAGGTTGAAAAGATAAAACCGATTCTTGTAAATAAAGACGAGCCATTGGTTATTGTGACTGAATTAAGTTCTTCACAACCCTTGTCGATAGAGGCTAATCATTTTGACCTCATTCAGCCAAAGGACGACCTCGAACTAGTACGGAGTCATAGT aaagaaaatttacacCAAATCGGTCAATCTGAGCCAGTAGCGAATAAATCTCCAAAGGAAACTCCAACAAAATCAAAGAAAAGTGTGAAGGAAAAGGATGCAAAGAAAAAGGATGAAAAtgttaaagaagaaaaaaaggaagcaACTGCAAGTATTAATGGGCAATCAGTTAATAAGGATTctataaaagaaacaaaagatgTTAAAGAACAGAAAGAAACACCAgttaaagaggtgaaggaggtTGTAAAAGAAACAATTGTACTTTCTGCTCAACTTCCTGCTAAAGAATCTAAAAagtcaaagaagaagaatgacATTTTAGCACAAATTG gtggAGATAGAGATGCTGTTAATGTGTCTCTTTTGATGCCTTTGGTTCAAAAAGCTGAACTTAGCCGTTCTGAAATACAAATTCTCATTGATCaacttttaaataaacaaatggATAATCCGTCAGAACACTCGGAATGGACAGAAGGTCGTGCAGATCCGgtgattaaattaaagaaacaatTGGCAGAGAAGGAAAAAGCTTTAGCCGATGAGCACGAAGCAAATATCGCATTTCAAAACAAACTGAAAGAATTACGTGCTGAACTTAATTCTGAGAGATCTAGATTATCGGCTAATGTGAGGCAATTAGAAGAAGCTTTAAATGCAAAAGTAACGGAGACTCAAACTTTACATACACGGATGCAACACATTTTAGAAAGTCATGCCGCCGAAAAGCAAGGATTTACTAGACAGATCGAACAGTTGCAAACtaaagtaaatgaaaatgCTGCGATCATTCATAAAATGCAGGAGGATCAGGGACAAACTCAAGGTCATCTTCAACAAGAATTGATCACACAGCGcaaaaatatggaaattcaATTTGCACAAATGCGTGAAAATGAGAATGCTTTGAAAGCACAATTAGCTCAGAAACATGTTGACGTACAAAATCTGCAAAGTGAGTTACAAGAAACTTGTGAAAATACAACAGGTGAAATCGATTTGTTACAACAACAATTAGGACTCATGCAAAACCAATTAATGCACTCAGAAGGGCAGTTACAACATTTTAAAGACTCCGATGACAGATTGCAAGATATGGCTAGACAGCTTGAG GAATCGCATCGCGCTCATGCTGATCTAGATCATAGATTGAAAAATGCTCATCGTCATGAACAAGAGCTTCAGAAGCAAGTAAACTCATTGCAAAGTGAATTAAATGCTGTAAAATCAGAAGCTAACAATGTTGCAGCATTAAAGGCAGAATTAAGTAAAGCTCAGTctgatttaatgaaattaaaatctgAATTGTCCGTTTCCATGAATGAAGCGAAATCTGAAGCAGCTGAAATTACAGCTCTTAAAATGACACTGGTTAATAAAGAAGATGAGTTGAAAAAATCTGAGGAGAAACTTAATAATATACGAGTAGAGTTTAATCAGACAACAGAAAATACAGCTAAGCTGGAGGCGCAGTTGCATGCGACACAAAAGAAACTTGATACGCTTAAAGTCGAATTTGAAAAGGCAATAGAAAATCTAAAGAAAGCACAGGAGAAAGCTAATACTTATAAATCTGATGTGCAGAAATTACAAGAAGaattgaaacaaaaagaaatcgaGCTAGAGAAGAGTCGCGCAGAACTTAGAATTGCAAATGAGGCAacaaacgaaataaaaatgttaaaagcTGAAATAAACAGGTTACAAtgtaatgataaaaaattaagtGAAACACAGTTACAAATTACACGGTTGcaagaagaaaatgataaacTTTCAATACAG TTATCGACTTTCACTGATCTACAAAAACAACTTAAACAATTGCAAGAAGAAAACGAATCATTGGCTTCTCAACTGGCGGCAACAACTGAACGACCAGCTGCAGAAGGCCGAGAAAATGGAATCGATGATAATGTTCAAAAGAATGTTCAGCTTGTAGAACAAACTAATTT GTTGGCCCAAAAGGAGAGTCAGTTAGACGccttaaaaaaagaattaacaCATAAAGAGACAGAACTTAGTCAATTGACTGCTCAGGTTGATGCATTACGAAGCGATGTAAACAACCAACGTCGTCTTGCTGTTCGCTTAAACGATGATTTAGAAGCACAAAAGTCTAAAAATAAT GAGTTGCGTATGAAAAATTGGAAAGTGATGGAAGCTCTTTCTGCTGCTGAATCGCGCGTTAAATCTAATAATGGCAAGAACGTTGAT gaaGTTACAAAAAAGGTGAAATCACAACAAGAAGAATTTACAAAGGCTTTATTACAAAGGATATTCCCGGAAATAAAAGTATCCGAAAAATCCTACGATCAGTGGCTTAAAGTTTTTGAAGAAAGAGTAAACACAGTTTTAATAGActtaaagaagaagaatgtaGTTGATACACCCTCGGAGTtagaaaaacaaaacaaaaatttacaaGACTTGGTTTCAcattataaacaaattattgaCGATACA GAAGGTATGCTTAATAAACTTCAAAGTCATGTAGAATCGGAAGAAACGAGATGGGAGTCCCAGCTTCggcaaaaagaaaatgaagttgCAAGTCTTAGGCTTGAGTTAAACGAACtcatgaataaattaaatataaatgaaaag TTACAAGCCAAAATAGTAGAATTGGAAACTAGGTTAAAAGAGGCTGAATCTTTTAAAGAACAAACCAATACCCAATTACTGGCACTTAGATCTGCACCGCCATTATTTccgaatgaaataaatactCCTGATCTAGCTGCACTGGAAAAACTTCAAGAG GAAAAAGCACGATTATCAGAAGAACTTCAAATAGAATGTAATAAAAGAGCAGCAGTAGATGCGGAATTAGATAAGTTACGTTCTGTAGTTACACAACTTCACCAAAAAATGTCACAAATTAAg AGCGAAGTTCGAGGGAATTGTAGCAATCCAGAACAATCAGTGTTAAATGGGCCGCCAACTTCCGAGTGTTCTAATTCTGAG TTTCAAGAAATTGACAACAGCCCCTTTACTACAAAACACTCCTTCAAATCTTGTCATATGACAGATCACAACACACAGCCTAGCTGGAATCCGTTGATGAGCCAGCAGCATAAAAAgcacaagaaaaaaaagaag TCCACTAAGAAACCCATGGCAAAAGGGCGCAGATTCGCAG GGTGGTTCAGGAAAAAAATAACTTCAAAGAGCAAGCTGCGTTAA